In Ochotona princeps isolate mOchPri1 chromosome 22, mOchPri1.hap1, whole genome shotgun sequence, the following are encoded in one genomic region:
- the LOC105941855 gene encoding beta-defensin 127: MSPVVVECIKLQVSEESDTVCCSLDQEPWLPLPLAMNLFLLIAILLFKNPTETEQKPKKCWDEYVQGYCRKICKVTEIREVLCENGRYCCLNIKDVKARKIITMPPRPKPRTPSFTISQDEYPIEENSPIPSTNST, translated from the exons ATGTCACCTGTTGTGGTTGAGTGCATAAAACTCCAAGTATCTGAAGAAAGTGACACAGTGTGCTGCTCATTGGACCAAGAGCCTTGGCTGCCACTGCCTTTGGCTATGAACCTCTTCCTGCtcattgcaattctgctgttcaagAACCCCACAG AAACGGAACAGAAACCAAAGAAATGCTGGGATGAATATGTCCAGGGATACTGCAGGAAGATCTGCAAGGTGACTGAGATACGTGAGGTCCTCTGCGAAAACGGCAGATACTGTTGCCTGAATATTAAGGATGTGAAAGCGCGGAAGATAATCACAATGCCACCCAGACCAAAGCCCAGAACCCCCTCATTTACTATTTCTCAAGACGAATACCCAATAGAGGAAAACTCTCCCATTCCCAGTACAAATTCTACATAA